In a single window of the Paenibacillus sp. MMS20-IR301 genome:
- a CDS encoding sigma-70 family RNA polymerase sigma factor — protein sequence MDIPETDNFKKIFYQYYPEVRRKLAALVRDESAADDLAQEVFFRLYRNPPDDPEAMGAWLHRVLTRIGYDYLNKRMRERRLLDRQELLYDKDASPPTGEEVVLNKMEQEDVKNWLKELSDRDRQALLLKYSGYSYAEIAGKLGVNPPVVGTLLSRATAKLKQHAVSSLPQE from the coding sequence ATGGACATTCCGGAAACAGACAATTTTAAAAAGATATTTTATCAATATTACCCGGAAGTGCGGCGGAAGCTGGCGGCACTTGTACGGGATGAGAGTGCAGCCGATGATCTGGCGCAGGAGGTATTCTTCAGGCTGTACCGGAATCCGCCGGATGATCCAGAAGCCATGGGAGCCTGGCTGCACAGGGTGCTTACAAGGATCGGATATGATTATCTGAATAAACGGATGAGAGAACGCCGTTTGCTGGATAGACAGGAGCTTCTCTACGATAAAGATGCCTCACCCCCTACGGGTGAAGAAGTGGTACTGAACAAAATGGAACAGGAAGATGTGAAGAACTGGCTGAAGGAGCTTTCTGACCGGGACAGGCAGGCTCTGCTGCTCAAGTATTCAGGTTACAGTTATGCTGAAATTGCCGGTAAGCTTGGCGTGAATCCGCCGGTGGTGGGCACGCTTCTCAGCCGGGCTACAGCCAAACTGAAACAGCATGCGGTGAGTTCGCTTCCGCAGGAATGA
- a CDS encoding PTS glucose transporter subunit IIA, producing the protein MFSRWKSKKEEKHAVTSIEIFAPVSGQAVELSEVPDETFAGGHMGQGIAIEPAEGRLIAPFSGTIAHVVKSSHAVILEHPSGLQLLMHIGIDTVSLKGSGFTSHIANGDTVEAGQTLIEFDLEAIRAAGYRTITPVIVTSNGDPVPAVHGHYGSVAAGVNSILTVVSQQ; encoded by the coding sequence ATGTTTTCCAGATGGAAATCCAAAAAAGAAGAGAAACATGCTGTGACCAGCATTGAAATATTCGCTCCGGTCAGCGGGCAGGCAGTTGAGCTATCCGAGGTACCGGATGAGACGTTTGCCGGAGGACATATGGGTCAGGGTATTGCAATCGAGCCGGCAGAGGGCCGGCTGATTGCCCCCTTTAGCGGAACTATTGCCCATGTTGTGAAGAGCAGCCACGCAGTCATCCTTGAGCATCCATCCGGACTGCAGCTGCTGATGCATATTGGCATTGACACAGTCAGCTTGAAAGGAAGCGGCTTCACCAGCCATATTGCTAACGGGGATACAGTCGAAGCCGGCCAGACGCTGATTGAATTCGATCTGGAGGCCATCCGGGCAGCCGGCTACCGGACAATTACACCGGTTATAGTCACCAGTAACGGGGACCCGGTTCCGGCAGTTCATGGCCATTACGGCTCTGTCGCTGCAGGGGTAAACAGCATACTTACAGTGGTTTCACAGCAATAA
- a CDS encoding PTS transporter subunit EIIC has translation MLAFLQKLGKSLMLPVATLPAAAILQGFALINYEKDFHMGAAGRFLNQYVAPFLNAGAGAIFGNLALIFAIGVAIGFAGDAVAALSALIAYQILDSILKVIPAQMPFIGDDVKLNMGVLGGIFAGAWAAFLYKKYHNIKMPDWLGFFAGKRFVPIITAVTTMVLAVLVGMVWSPIQDVISDFGTWVVGLGAVGAFIFGTANRLLIPFGLHHVINAIAWFQLGDFTNTAGEVVHGDLWRFFAGDKSAGMFMTGFFPIMMFALPGAALAFIHTAKPEKRKMVASIFIGSAIASFLTGITEPLEFSFMFLAPALYLVHALLTGFAGFLMYILDVKLGFGFSAGLIDYLLNMKLSTNAWVLIPVGLGFFVLYYVLFRFIIVKFKLKTPGREDDTDDETIDLAKDGGKVSASSRAAKILENIGGPANIRSIDACITRLRLNVNDEKAVKDAALKQLGASGVMRLGQGAVQIVFGPQSEQIKDDIKKLM, from the coding sequence ATGTTAGCTTTTTTACAGAAACTAGGTAAGTCTCTAATGCTTCCGGTAGCCACATTGCCGGCAGCAGCAATTCTGCAAGGATTCGCATTGATCAATTACGAGAAGGACTTCCATATGGGGGCGGCCGGCAGATTCCTGAATCAGTATGTCGCACCGTTCCTGAATGCAGGCGCCGGAGCAATCTTCGGCAATCTTGCCCTGATCTTCGCTATCGGGGTAGCGATCGGCTTTGCCGGGGACGCAGTAGCTGCCCTGTCGGCACTTATCGCTTATCAGATTCTTGACAGCATCCTCAAGGTGATTCCGGCACAAATGCCCTTTATCGGCGACGATGTGAAGCTTAACATGGGTGTACTGGGAGGGATCTTCGCCGGAGCATGGGCAGCGTTCCTGTACAAGAAATATCATAATATCAAGATGCCCGACTGGCTCGGCTTCTTCGCAGGTAAACGCTTTGTCCCTATTATTACAGCCGTAACAACAATGGTTCTGGCAGTACTGGTAGGTATGGTCTGGAGCCCGATTCAAGATGTGATCAGTGACTTCGGTACCTGGGTTGTCGGCCTTGGAGCTGTAGGCGCTTTCATCTTCGGTACGGCCAACCGCCTGCTGATTCCATTTGGTCTGCATCATGTTATTAACGCCATTGCCTGGTTCCAGCTTGGTGACTTCACTAATACAGCCGGAGAAGTGGTTCACGGCGATCTGTGGCGCTTCTTCGCCGGAGATAAATCTGCCGGAATGTTTATGACAGGGTTCTTCCCGATTATGATGTTCGCCCTGCCGGGTGCGGCCCTTGCCTTCATTCATACTGCCAAGCCTGAAAAACGGAAAATGGTTGCTTCGATCTTCATCGGCTCTGCAATTGCCTCGTTCCTGACAGGGATTACTGAACCGCTTGAATTCTCCTTCATGTTCCTTGCACCTGCGCTGTACCTGGTTCATGCATTGCTTACCGGTTTCGCCGGCTTCCTGATGTATATCCTGGATGTGAAGCTGGGCTTTGGCTTCTCTGCCGGTCTGATTGACTACCTGCTGAATATGAAGCTGTCCACGAATGCGTGGGTGCTTATTCCTGTAGGTCTTGGATTCTTCGTTCTCTACTATGTGCTGTTCCGCTTCATCATCGTCAAATTCAAGCTCAAAACACCGGGCCGTGAAGATGACACAGATGATGAAACTATAGATCTCGCTAAAGACGGAGGAAAAGTATCCGCCTCTTCCAGAGCAGCCAAAATTCTCGAAAACATTGGCGGCCCGGCAAATATCCGCAGCATCGATGCCTGCATTACCCGTCTGCGCCTTAACGTCAATGACGAGAAGGCAGTAAAGGATGCTGCGCTGAAGCAGCTTGGGGCATCCGGTGTAATGAGACTCGGACAGGGTGCGGTGCAAATCGTATTCGGACCGCAATCCGAGCAAATTAAGGATGATATCAAAAAGCTGATGTAG
- a CDS encoding ABC transporter permease subunit has translation MRTILAMTWKEMLRKKVMALTLLLTLLFLLGFWFVADTVGQNGFAGGSVNNGSDLILRFTNGSFILNLGFYFGAFVIAFLSIFSSFSVIAGEAEQGVMQALLPRPLPRWKWYFGRWLGFVTLGALYALILFLAILLITSVHANIPRDAAALIKSYLLFTSVVPLLISVSMLGSGLFSALGNGVFMTMLYGAGWLGGMLDKLSGSLRLEGDAMNVLNSLTGIISMLMPADALQRRMIAELLSLNGIDSLVSARLSGFTILNFGAYPSNSFIVYTAGYTVLAFAIGLLRFQHKDL, from the coding sequence ATGAGAACCATCCTTGCGATGACCTGGAAAGAAATGCTCCGCAAAAAGGTGATGGCCCTGACCCTGCTGCTTACCTTGCTGTTTCTGCTCGGCTTCTGGTTTGTGGCGGATACGGTTGGACAAAATGGTTTTGCCGGCGGGTCAGTAAACAACGGGAGCGACTTGATTCTGCGCTTTACCAATGGTTCTTTTATACTTAATCTGGGGTTTTATTTTGGTGCATTCGTAATTGCTTTTCTGAGCATCTTCAGCTCGTTCTCGGTCATTGCCGGTGAAGCAGAGCAGGGAGTCATGCAGGCACTGCTCCCCCGCCCGCTGCCGCGCTGGAAATGGTACTTCGGACGCTGGCTCGGTTTTGTCACCTTAGGGGCACTTTACGCTCTGATTCTGTTCCTTGCCATTCTGCTGATCACTAGTGTCCATGCGAATATTCCCAGAGATGCGGCGGCGCTGATCAAATCTTATCTGCTGTTTACTTCTGTGGTTCCCTTATTAATCTCAGTGTCCATGCTGGGCTCCGGTCTGTTCTCGGCGCTCGGAAACGGTGTGTTTATGACCATGCTGTACGGGGCAGGCTGGCTGGGCGGAATGCTGGATAAGCTTAGCGGATCGCTGCGGCTGGAGGGTGATGCAATGAACGTGTTGAACAGTTTGACGGGAATCATCTCTATGCTTATGCCGGCAGATGCCCTGCAGCGGAGAATGATCGCGGAGCTGTTAAGCCTGAACGGTATAGACAGTCTTGTTTCTGCAAGATTAAGCGGATTCACTATCTTGAACTTCGGTGCCTATCCGTCAAACTCATTCATAGTCTATACTGCAGGATACACGGTACTGGCGTTTGCAATCGGATTACTGCGTTTTCAGCACAAAGATTTATAG
- a CDS encoding ABC transporter ATP-binding protein has product MSIPAIDADSLTKEYLNGRGCRDVSITVGKGEAFGFLGPNGAGKSTFVKILAGLIKPTSGKALLLGHPAGSLEAKNRIGYLPELYRYQEWLTGEEVVRLHARLCRISRSVMNTRIPQLLNEVGIGQRGTDRVKHYSKGMQQRLGLACALVNEPEIIFLDEPSSALDPIGRMEVRSTLERLKDRGITIFLNSHLLEDVEVICDRMALLNNGTVLRQGKVSEILSQRTRWHFKVGGYTPFLLSWLNQHTGLQIRERTGTAIESGLDSSIVWLEAELENEEQAGWLNGLIVEQGMTLYEVNRRKERLEEWFMDTVSGLSHRGEQS; this is encoded by the coding sequence GTGAGTATACCCGCGATTGATGCTGACTCCCTGACCAAAGAATATCTGAATGGGCGCGGCTGCCGGGATGTCAGTATCACTGTGGGGAAAGGGGAAGCCTTCGGCTTCCTCGGCCCCAACGGTGCCGGTAAAAGTACCTTTGTCAAAATACTCGCTGGTCTGATTAAGCCTACAAGCGGGAAAGCCTTACTCCTGGGACATCCCGCGGGGTCGCTTGAAGCTAAAAACAGGATCGGCTACCTGCCGGAGCTGTACCGGTATCAGGAGTGGCTTACCGGTGAAGAGGTAGTCAGACTACATGCCAGGCTATGCCGGATCAGCAGGTCCGTTATGAATACAAGAATTCCGCAGCTGCTGAATGAGGTTGGCATCGGACAGCGGGGGACGGATAGAGTCAAGCATTATTCCAAGGGAATGCAGCAGCGGCTGGGACTGGCCTGTGCGCTGGTTAATGAGCCGGAAATTATTTTTCTGGATGAGCCCTCATCTGCACTTGATCCCATCGGGAGAATGGAAGTAAGGTCGACTCTGGAGCGGCTGAAGGATAGGGGAATTACGATATTTCTCAACTCTCATCTGCTTGAGGATGTTGAAGTCATCTGTGACCGGATGGCCTTGCTGAATAACGGGACGGTTCTGCGTCAGGGAAAAGTATCGGAAATTCTGAGCCAGCGGACCCGCTGGCATTTTAAAGTAGGCGGATACACGCCTTTTTTGCTGTCCTGGTTGAATCAGCATACCGGGCTGCAGATCAGGGAGCGTACCGGTACGGCAATAGAATCAGGACTAGACAGCAGTATTGTATGGCTTGAGGCAGAGCTGGAGAATGAAGAACAGGCGGGATGGCTGAACGGATTAATAGTAGAGCAGGGAATGACTTTATATGAAGTAAACCGCAGAAAGGAACGGCTGGAGGAGTGGTTCATGGATACTGTCTCCGGGCTCAGCCATCGGGGTGAACAGTCATGA
- a CDS encoding PRD domain-containing protein, whose amino-acid sequence MARENEQFQVLRVIGNNVVMVQGGKKSKEYVIIGKGIGFAVKDSGVIDGNDSRIEKLFRLEDREEWSQYQILLEDIDPKVMKITDDIIADIAREFPGKLNDKIYLALPSHIQFTIFRLRGGMDIVNPFLEETRMTFPKEFEIAYKAAEKISAEFGLQIPEDEVGFLTYHVYSAVSNVPVGQLVKASNIVSELMDMIRSERNINFEQGSMNHVRLMIHLRFSIERILQGSLIDNPFVKHIKKEYKDEYKLARKMGTIMQGKLGVEVPEEEMCFLAMHLRRLFQTIEKNK is encoded by the coding sequence TTGGCGAGGGAAAATGAACAATTTCAGGTTCTGCGGGTGATTGGGAACAACGTCGTAATGGTTCAGGGAGGCAAGAAAAGCAAGGAGTACGTAATCATTGGCAAGGGGATCGGATTTGCGGTCAAAGACTCAGGGGTGATTGACGGAAATGACAGCCGGATCGAGAAGCTGTTTCGGCTGGAGGACCGGGAAGAATGGAGCCAATATCAGATTTTGCTGGAAGACATTGATCCCAAAGTAATGAAGATAACAGATGACATCATTGCAGATATCGCCCGTGAGTTTCCCGGCAAGTTAAACGACAAAATCTATTTGGCGCTCCCCAGCCATATCCAGTTTACCATCTTCCGTTTGCGGGGCGGGATGGACATTGTCAATCCGTTTCTTGAGGAAACCCGAATGACATTTCCTAAGGAATTTGAGATCGCTTACAAGGCGGCGGAGAAAATCAGTGCTGAATTCGGACTGCAAATCCCGGAGGATGAGGTGGGTTTTCTTACTTACCACGTATACTCTGCGGTCAGCAACGTACCGGTCGGCCAACTCGTCAAAGCCTCCAATATTGTAAGCGAGCTGATGGATATGATCCGCAGTGAACGCAATATTAATTTTGAACAGGGCAGCATGAATCATGTCCGGCTGATGATTCATCTGAGATTCTCAATCGAGCGGATTCTGCAGGGTTCGCTTATTGATAACCCCTTCGTGAAGCATATCAAGAAGGAATATAAGGATGAATACAAGCTAGCCCGGAAGATGGGGACGATCATGCAGGGCAAACTCGGTGTAGAGGTGCCGGAAGAAGAAATGTGCTTCCTCGCAATGCATCTGCGCCGGTTATTCCAGACCATAGAGAAAAACAAATAG
- a CDS encoding helix-turn-helix domain-containing protein, with protein sequence MNNFEMCPRFEKAVDVLSKRWVALIVFVLMDGPRRFGEIEHCLSNLSGKVLSDRLKEMENEGIIQRTVYPEMPVRIEYSLTAKGTALAPILGEIGNWSTDWIEIGVTK encoded by the coding sequence ATGAACAACTTCGAGATGTGTCCACGCTTCGAGAAAGCGGTAGATGTATTAAGTAAACGATGGGTTGCACTGATTGTCTTCGTCCTGATGGATGGTCCGCGTCGGTTTGGGGAGATTGAGCATTGTCTGTCTAATTTAAGCGGCAAAGTATTATCCGACCGGCTGAAGGAAATGGAGAACGAAGGAATTATTCAGCGCACAGTGTATCCGGAAATGCCGGTGCGTATTGAATATTCGTTAACCGCCAAAGGCACGGCACTGGCTCCCATTCTCGGTGAGATCGGCAACTGGTCTACCGATTGGATTGAGATCGGCGTGACCAAATGA